In Hevea brasiliensis isolate MT/VB/25A 57/8 chromosome 13, ASM3005281v1, whole genome shotgun sequence, a single genomic region encodes these proteins:
- the LOC110636840 gene encoding thioredoxin-like 1-2, chloroplastic isoform X2, translated as MACSLNCTFSISRLNVTILSSKTLDASGFSPSVGAIGIGESKTKDSPVLRIDFMGKPLVFPDQMDSKDSITKAQSNFFAQASIRVSRALRWWENTHKPNMREIHSAQELVYSLLNAGDKLVIVDFYSPGCGGCKALHPKICQLAESNPNAVFLKVNYEELKTMCRGLHIHVLPFFRFYRGAEGRLCSFSCTNATIRKFKDALAKHGADGCSLGPAKGLDESELMTLASIGELPKGLHLKSSKEERVEDFEDFIVRSIDLPGVWSKTGNKTELIKEETAVGVSYNKTKLSGD; from the exons ATGGCTTGTTCATTGAATTGCACTTTCAGTATCTCTAGGTTGAATGTGACTATTCTGAGTTCAAAAACACTAGATGCTTCTGGGTTTTCTCCATCTGTGGGTGCTATAGGAATTGGAGAATCGAAAACCAAGGATTCCCCTGTTTTGAGAATCGATTTCATGGGCAAACCACTTGTTTTCCCAGATCAAATGGATTCTAAAGATTCGATTACCAAAGCGCAAAGCAATTTCTTT GCACAAGCTTCGATCCGTGTGAGCAGAGCTCTCAGATGGTGGGAGAATACCCATAAACCCAATATGCGAGAGATCCATTCCGCTCAAGAGCTTGTATACTCCTTGCTTAATGCTGGTGATAAATTGGTGATTGTTGACTTCTATTCTCCTGGTTGTGGAGGCTGCAAAGCCCTCCATCCCAAG ATTTGTCAGCTGGCTGAATCAAACCCCAACGCAGTTTTTCTAAAAGTAAACTATGAAGAGCTCAAAACCATGTGTCGCGGCCTCCATATTCATGTCCTGCCATTCTTTAGGTTCTATAGAGGTGCAGAAGGGCGTCTATGTAGCTTTAGCTGCACTAATGCAACT ATCAGGAAATTCAAGGATGCATTGGCAAAGCATGGGGCAGATGGATGTAGCCTAGGCCCGGCCAAGGGTTTAGATGAATCTGAGTTAATGACATTGGCATCAATTGGGGAATTGCCAAAAGGCTTACATTTAAAATCCTCAAAAGAAGAAAGAGTTGAGGATTTTGAGGATTTTATTGTGAGAAGCATTGATTTGCCTGGTGTTTGGAGCAAAACTGGCAATAAGACTGAACTTATTAAGGAGGAAACTGCTGTTGGAGTTAGTTATAATAAGACTAAGCTTTCTGGAGATTAG
- the LOC110636840 gene encoding thioredoxin-like 1-2, chloroplastic isoform X1 encodes MACSLNCTFSISRLNVTILSSKTLDASGFSPSVGAIGIGESKTKDSPVLRIDFMGKPLVFPDQMDSKDSITKAQSNFFVRAQASIRVSRALRWWENTHKPNMREIHSAQELVYSLLNAGDKLVIVDFYSPGCGGCKALHPKICQLAESNPNAVFLKVNYEELKTMCRGLHIHVLPFFRFYRGAEGRLCSFSCTNATIRKFKDALAKHGADGCSLGPAKGLDESELMTLASIGELPKGLHLKSSKEERVEDFEDFIVRSIDLPGVWSKTGNKTELIKEETAVGVSYNKTKLSGD; translated from the exons ATGGCTTGTTCATTGAATTGCACTTTCAGTATCTCTAGGTTGAATGTGACTATTCTGAGTTCAAAAACACTAGATGCTTCTGGGTTTTCTCCATCTGTGGGTGCTATAGGAATTGGAGAATCGAAAACCAAGGATTCCCCTGTTTTGAGAATCGATTTCATGGGCAAACCACTTGTTTTCCCAGATCAAATGGATTCTAAAGATTCGATTACCAAAGCGCAAAGCAATTTCTTTGTTCGT GCACAAGCTTCGATCCGTGTGAGCAGAGCTCTCAGATGGTGGGAGAATACCCATAAACCCAATATGCGAGAGATCCATTCCGCTCAAGAGCTTGTATACTCCTTGCTTAATGCTGGTGATAAATTGGTGATTGTTGACTTCTATTCTCCTGGTTGTGGAGGCTGCAAAGCCCTCCATCCCAAG ATTTGTCAGCTGGCTGAATCAAACCCCAACGCAGTTTTTCTAAAAGTAAACTATGAAGAGCTCAAAACCATGTGTCGCGGCCTCCATATTCATGTCCTGCCATTCTTTAGGTTCTATAGAGGTGCAGAAGGGCGTCTATGTAGCTTTAGCTGCACTAATGCAACT ATCAGGAAATTCAAGGATGCATTGGCAAAGCATGGGGCAGATGGATGTAGCCTAGGCCCGGCCAAGGGTTTAGATGAATCTGAGTTAATGACATTGGCATCAATTGGGGAATTGCCAAAAGGCTTACATTTAAAATCCTCAAAAGAAGAAAGAGTTGAGGATTTTGAGGATTTTATTGTGAGAAGCATTGATTTGCCTGGTGTTTGGAGCAAAACTGGCAATAAGACTGAACTTATTAAGGAGGAAACTGCTGTTGGAGTTAGTTATAATAAGACTAAGCTTTCTGGAGATTAG